A region of Flavobacterium album DNA encodes the following proteins:
- the corA gene encoding magnesium/cobalt transporter CorA, giving the protein MKRIKYRQVRKVQPNYFEYTGEYKTDPVEMQLFVFDEEGYEEYRKVSLERVVKECKDELQVNDVKWLNVHGLHDVNLIKQIGDLFQVDPLIVGDILNTSRRTRIEELGDVLFFSIKSVLPEEEEDCVKTEQVSFLLKDNVIVSLQEKKSDYFAHIRERIRTGTGIVRKKKNDYLLYLMLDAIMENFFITIEKSEDMIENFSINGKESHKANFISDIEKMRDELNYIKRAVTPLRDALYNLKSVKEEDEYETIRKSTHTYFARLHQKCLELLDQIEYDLISLDSASNFHFSMQSQRMNQIMKTLTIFSVIFMPLTFIVGVYGMNFDNMPELRTENGYYWVWGIMIFTIIVMVIYFRRKKWF; this is encoded by the coding sequence GTGAAAAGAATAAAATACCGGCAGGTGCGGAAGGTGCAGCCCAATTACTTTGAATATACAGGCGAATACAAAACCGACCCTGTTGAAATGCAGCTTTTTGTTTTTGACGAAGAAGGTTACGAGGAATACCGCAAAGTATCATTGGAGAGGGTTGTAAAAGAATGTAAGGATGAGCTACAGGTGAATGATGTCAAATGGCTGAACGTGCACGGGCTCCACGATGTGAACCTCATAAAGCAGATAGGCGACCTTTTCCAGGTGGATCCCCTTATTGTTGGTGATATACTGAATACCTCAAGGCGTACGCGTATAGAAGAACTTGGTGATGTGCTTTTTTTCAGTATTAAATCGGTTTTGCCGGAAGAGGAGGAAGACTGCGTAAAAACGGAGCAGGTAAGTTTCCTGCTAAAGGACAACGTGATCGTGTCATTGCAGGAAAAGAAAAGCGATTATTTTGCACATATACGCGAACGTATCCGCACAGGAACCGGTATTGTGCGAAAAAAGAAGAACGATTACCTCCTGTACCTGATGCTCGATGCCATAATGGAAAATTTCTTCATTACGATAGAAAAGTCGGAAGATATGATAGAAAATTTTAGCATTAACGGTAAAGAAAGCCATAAAGCCAATTTTATTTCTGATATAGAAAAAATGCGGGATGAGCTGAATTACATAAAGCGTGCCGTTACGCCGCTCAGGGATGCGCTATACAACCTCAAGAGCGTTAAGGAAGAAGATGAATATGAAACCATCCGAAAGTCTACACATACCTATTTTGCCCGCCTGCACCAGAAGTGCCTTGAACTGCTTGACCAGATAGAGTACGACCTTATCTCGCTCGACAGCGCATCCAATTTCCATTTTTCAATGCAGAGCCAGCGGATGAACCAGATCATGAAAACGCTCACCATATTCTCGGTCATCTTCATGCCGCTTACGTTTATTGTAGGCGTATATGGTATGAACTTTGACAACATGCCGGAGCTGCGTACCGAAAACGGCTATTACTGGGTTTGGGGGATTATGATCTTTACGATTATCGTGATGGTGATCTATTTCAGGCGGAAGAAATGGTTTTAA
- a CDS encoding GNAT family N-acetyltransferase: MEIKIRPATPQDLTGILEIVNHNILHSTALYDYDAKPYDYIETWFAEKHESNLPVIVALEGDKVAGYGTYGPFRFKQGYRFTIEHSVYAAPGHEGKGIGKLLLTELIRLAKEGGYHCMIGGIDANNTGSIEFHKKFGFVETGIIKEAGYKFGKWLDLQFMQLILS; the protein is encoded by the coding sequence ATGGAAATCAAAATTCGTCCCGCCACTCCACAAGACCTTACTGGAATACTGGAAATAGTGAACCACAATATCCTGCACAGCACAGCATTGTATGATTATGATGCAAAGCCTTATGACTATATTGAAACCTGGTTTGCCGAAAAACACGAAAGTAACTTGCCGGTTATCGTGGCTTTGGAAGGTGATAAAGTTGCTGGATATGGGACTTACGGCCCTTTCCGTTTTAAGCAGGGGTATCGGTTTACTATAGAGCACTCGGTATATGCCGCACCCGGACATGAAGGCAAAGGCATAGGGAAACTATTGTTGACCGAACTGATACGCCTCGCCAAAGAAGGCGGCTACCACTGTATGATAGGCGGCATTGATGCCAATAATACAGGCAGTATCGAATTCCATAAAAAATTCGGTTTCGTGGAAACTGGAATCATTAAGGAAGCCGGATATAAGTTTGGTAAATGGCTAGACCTGCAGTTTATGCAGTTGATATTAAGCTGA
- a CDS encoding acyl-CoA dehydrogenase family protein: METEEKKLARGGQFLVTETKSEDVFTPEDFTEEQLMMRDSVKEFVDREIWPNKDRFEKKDYAFTEESMRKAGELGFLGVAVPEAYGGLGMGFVDTMLVCDYISGATGSFSTAFGAHTGIGTMPITLYGTEEQKLKYVPKLASGEWFGAYCLTEPGAGSDANSGKTKAVLSEDGTHYKITGQKMWISNAGFCSLFIVFARIEDDKNITGFIVENDPSNGISLGEEEHKLGIRASSTRQVFFNETKVPVENMLSERGNGFKIAMNALNVGRIKLAAACLDAQRRVTSGAAKYANERIQFNTPIANFGVIRAKLAEMATNCYAGESACYRAAKNIQDRIEARVAKGESHQDAELKGVEEFAIECSILKVAVSEDIQNCSDEGIQIFGGMGFSEDTPMESAWRDARIARIYEGTNEINRMLSVGMLVKKAMKGHVDLLNPAMKVAEELMGIPSFDTPDYSELFAEEKEMIGKLKKAFLMVAGSAVQKYGPELDSHQQLLMAAADILIEIYLAESVVLRTEKLAKNKGAENVKEQIAMAQLYLYKAVDIVNIKGKEGIASFAEGDEQRMMLMGLKRFTKYNNLPNVVALRETIAAKVVAENGYPY; the protein is encoded by the coding sequence ATGGAAACAGAAGAGAAAAAACTCGCCCGGGGCGGACAATTCCTGGTAACCGAAACTAAATCAGAAGACGTGTTTACCCCCGAAGATTTTACGGAAGAACAATTGATGATGCGCGACAGTGTGAAGGAATTCGTTGACCGTGAGATATGGCCGAACAAAGACCGTTTTGAGAAAAAAGATTATGCCTTTACCGAGGAGAGCATGCGCAAAGCAGGCGAACTTGGGTTTCTTGGTGTTGCCGTTCCTGAAGCGTACGGCGGGCTCGGAATGGGCTTTGTAGATACCATGCTGGTATGCGACTATATTTCGGGCGCAACCGGTTCATTCTCTACGGCATTCGGGGCGCATACAGGTATCGGCACTATGCCGATTACACTGTACGGCACCGAAGAGCAGAAACTGAAATACGTCCCTAAGCTGGCTTCGGGCGAATGGTTTGGCGCCTACTGCCTTACCGAGCCGGGCGCAGGCAGCGATGCCAATTCCGGCAAGACCAAAGCGGTTTTGAGCGAGGATGGCACACACTATAAGATCACCGGACAGAAAATGTGGATATCGAATGCCGGTTTCTGCAGCCTGTTCATTGTATTTGCAAGAATAGAAGATGATAAAAACATTACGGGTTTCATTGTAGAAAATGATCCTTCAAACGGCATTTCTCTTGGTGAAGAAGAGCACAAGCTGGGTATCAGGGCTTCTTCTACCCGCCAGGTTTTCTTTAATGAGACGAAAGTGCCTGTAGAAAATATGCTGTCGGAACGCGGCAATGGCTTTAAGATCGCTATGAACGCCCTGAACGTAGGCCGTATTAAGCTGGCCGCTGCCTGCCTTGACGCCCAAAGAAGGGTAACTTCGGGCGCGGCAAAATATGCCAATGAGCGTATACAGTTCAATACGCCTATCGCTAATTTTGGCGTTATCCGCGCCAAGTTAGCTGAAATGGCGACCAATTGCTATGCCGGCGAAAGTGCCTGCTACAGGGCTGCAAAAAACATACAGGACCGTATTGAGGCACGTGTTGCCAAAGGCGAATCGCACCAGGATGCCGAGCTGAAAGGTGTTGAGGAGTTTGCTATCGAATGCTCGATATTGAAAGTGGCGGTATCGGAAGATATACAGAACTGTTCGGATGAGGGTATCCAGATATTCGGCGGTATGGGCTTCTCTGAAGATACACCGATGGAAAGTGCATGGCGTGATGCACGTATTGCACGTATCTATGAAGGTACTAATGAGATCAACCGTATGCTTTCTGTAGGGATGCTTGTGAAGAAAGCAATGAAAGGCCACGTTGACCTGCTGAATCCTGCTATGAAAGTCGCTGAGGAATTGATGGGCATACCATCGTTTGATACTCCGGATTACTCTGAGCTGTTTGCAGAAGAAAAAGAAATGATAGGTAAGCTTAAAAAAGCGTTCCTTATGGTAGCAGGCTCTGCGGTACAAAAATACGGCCCTGAACTGGACTCGCACCAACAACTCCTTATGGCTGCTGCCGATATCCTAATCGAGATCTACCTTGCGGAATCGGTGGTATTGCGTACCGAGAAGCTGGCTAAAAATAAAGGCGCTGAGAACGTAAAAGAGCAGATCGCGATGGCACAGCTGTACCTGTACAAAGCCGTGGACATTGTAAATATTAAAGGTAAGGAGGGTATTGCCTCTTTCGCTGAAGGCGACGAACAGCGCATGATGCTGATGGGCCTTAAGCGCTTTACCAAATACAACAACCTACCTAACGTAGTAGCATTAAGGGAGACCATTGCCGCGAAGGTTGTAGCGGAGAACGGTTACCCTTATTAA
- a CDS encoding four helix bundle protein gives MSDYKRHNFKKLKIWQSGMEIAKETLNMTDTFPTHEKFGLKSQMDRSSISIPSNIAEGSSRTSKSFRHFIDIALGSSFELQTQLLLANHRKYVSDEVTQGLENKIEEFQRMTMSFQNTLSE, from the coding sequence ATGAGTGACTACAAAAGACATAATTTCAAGAAATTGAAGATTTGGCAGTCGGGTATGGAAATTGCGAAGGAAACATTGAATATGACTGATACCTTCCCTACCCACGAAAAATTTGGACTGAAAAGCCAGATGGACAGGAGTTCAATATCTATTCCCTCGAATATTGCTGAGGGCTCGAGCAGAACCAGTAAATCGTTCAGGCATTTTATCGACATCGCATTAGGCTCATCATTTGAATTACAAACACAATTGTTATTGGCAAATCACAGAAAATATGTATCAGACGAGGTGACACAAGGCCTCGAAAATAAAATAGAAGAATTTCAAAGGATGACGATGAGTTTCCAAAATACTCTTTCTGAGTAA
- a CDS encoding formimidoylglutamase produces the protein MENIILFTAADLAKYTSYRSGEIKFGERIHTLAKEASTWDNLRADEAEFVLFGIPEDIGVRANYGRPGTASAWESAIRSIINLQHNKFFKGSRLLILGSIDVTVAMKEAESLDATSIEGRKKLSALVEKIDKDVSHVVRQIILAGKTPIIIGGGHNNAYGNIKGTALAKGKPVNAINFDAHTDFRMLEGRHSGNGFSYAFEEGFLKNYFIFGLHENYTSKGVMESIKKNHDRIKYNTYEQIAIREEKLFTSEMHHAIDFINNEPFGVELDLDSLPEVASSAMTPSGFSIETARKFVHYMGRHDNAAYLHLCEGAPGLGSEKNPQLTGKLIAYLVTDFMKAKTLI, from the coding sequence ATGGAAAACATCATCCTGTTCACAGCCGCCGACCTGGCAAAATACACTTCGTACAGAAGCGGAGAGATAAAATTCGGTGAGAGAATTCATACACTGGCGAAAGAAGCGTCCACATGGGACAACCTAAGGGCAGACGAGGCAGAATTCGTACTGTTTGGCATACCCGAGGATATAGGCGTACGGGCAAACTACGGCCGCCCGGGCACGGCTTCGGCATGGGAATCTGCCATCCGGAGTATAATAAATCTGCAGCACAACAAATTCTTCAAGGGTAGCAGGCTGCTGATATTGGGCAGTATCGATGTAACGGTGGCCATGAAAGAAGCGGAGAGCCTGGATGCAACATCAATAGAGGGCCGCAAAAAGCTGTCGGCACTGGTTGAAAAGATAGACAAGGATGTTTCGCATGTGGTGCGCCAGATAATCCTTGCGGGCAAAACCCCGATAATTATTGGCGGAGGCCATAATAACGCCTACGGAAACATTAAAGGAACTGCGCTTGCAAAGGGAAAACCGGTTAATGCTATAAATTTCGATGCGCATACCGACTTCAGGATGCTTGAGGGCCGCCATAGCGGCAATGGCTTTTCGTACGCTTTTGAAGAAGGTTTCCTGAAAAACTATTTTATTTTCGGCCTGCATGAGAACTACACATCCAAAGGGGTTATGGAATCCATAAAGAAGAACCATGACCGGATAAAATACAACACTTATGAGCAGATAGCCATAAGGGAAGAAAAACTTTTTACTTCCGAAATGCACCATGCCATAGACTTTATTAATAATGAGCCTTTTGGGGTGGAGCTCGACCTTGATTCACTCCCCGAGGTAGCCAGCAGCGCCATGACACCAAGCGGGTTCAGCATTGAGACAGCCCGGAAATTCGTCCACTATATGGGACGGCATGATAACGCGGCCTACCTGCACCTGTGCGAAGGCGCACCCGGCCTGGGCAGCGAAAAGAATCCCCAGCTTACAGGCAAGCTTATTGCCTATCTGGTAACGGACTTTATGAAGGCTAAAACGCTTATTTAA
- the fumC gene encoding class II fumarate hydratase — protein MEYRIEKDTMGEVQVPADKYWGAQTERSRNNFKIGPSGSMPKEVVNGFAYLKKAAAYANHDLGVLSAEKRDAIAAVCDEILAGKLDSEFPLVIWQTGSGTQSNMNVNEVIANRAQVLAGGKIGEGEPVLKANDDVNKSQSSNDTYPTGMHIAAYKAVVEVTIPGVEKLRDTLKAKSQEYMNVVKIGRTHLMDATPLTLGQELSGYVAQLNYGIKAVKNTLAHLSEVALGGTAVGTGLNTPDGYDVKVAEYIAKFTGHPFVTAENKFEALAAHDAIVETHGALKQLAVSLNKIANDIRMMASGPRSGIGEIFIPENEPGSSIMPGKVNPTQCEAMTMVCAQVMGNDVAITIGGTQGHYELNVFKPLMAANFLQSARLLGDACVSFDEHCAQGIEPNYTRIKELVDNSLMLVTALNTKIGYYKAAEIAQTAHKNGTTLKDEAVRLGYVTPEDFDAWVKPEDMVGSLK, from the coding sequence ATGGAATACAGGATTGAAAAAGACACCATGGGTGAAGTGCAGGTGCCTGCCGACAAGTACTGGGGCGCACAAACCGAACGTTCGAGGAATAACTTTAAGATAGGCCCTTCGGGCTCCATGCCGAAAGAGGTAGTAAACGGATTTGCCTACCTTAAAAAGGCTGCGGCCTATGCCAACCACGACCTGGGTGTACTTTCTGCCGAAAAGCGTGATGCTATTGCAGCGGTATGCGACGAGATACTTGCAGGCAAGCTTGACAGTGAATTCCCATTGGTGATATGGCAGACAGGCTCGGGCACGCAGAGCAACATGAACGTGAACGAAGTGATTGCCAACCGTGCGCAGGTTTTGGCCGGCGGCAAGATAGGCGAAGGCGAACCGGTACTGAAAGCCAATGACGACGTGAACAAGTCGCAATCCTCTAACGATACCTACCCTACCGGAATGCACATCGCGGCTTACAAAGCGGTGGTAGAAGTAACGATACCTGGAGTTGAAAAGCTTCGCGACACGCTTAAGGCAAAATCGCAGGAGTACATGAACGTAGTGAAAATAGGCCGCACGCACCTTATGGATGCTACTCCCCTAACCCTTGGGCAGGAGCTTTCGGGTTACGTGGCACAGCTGAACTACGGCATCAAAGCTGTAAAGAACACCCTTGCCCACCTTAGCGAAGTTGCCCTTGGCGGAACTGCTGTAGGTACAGGCCTTAACACACCTGACGGCTATGATGTGAAAGTAGCTGAATATATTGCGAAATTCACAGGACATCCATTCGTTACCGCTGAAAATAAATTTGAGGCGCTTGCCGCACACGATGCTATTGTGGAAACACATGGTGCATTAAAGCAGCTTGCAGTTTCTCTGAATAAAATCGCCAACGATATCCGTATGATGGCTTCGGGGCCGCGTTCGGGTATTGGGGAGATTTTCATCCCTGAGAACGAGCCGGGATCATCTATCATGCCAGGCAAGGTAAACCCAACGCAGTGTGAAGCCATGACTATGGTATGCGCACAGGTTATGGGTAATGATGTGGCCATCACTATCGGTGGTACGCAGGGCCATTATGAGCTTAACGTATTCAAGCCGCTTATGGCGGCCAACTTCCTGCAATCGGCAAGGCTTTTAGGTGATGCGTGCGTTTCGTTCGATGAGCATTGTGCACAGGGCATCGAGCCGAACTATACCCGCATTAAAGAGTTGGTTGACAACTCACTGATGCTGGTTACTGCGCTGAACACCAAGATTGGCTACTACAAAGCAGCTGAGATTGCACAGACCGCCCATAAAAACGGCACTACGCTGAAAGATGAAGCCGTACGCCTTGGCTATGTAACCCCTGAGGATTTCGATGCTTGGGTGAAGCCTGAGGATATGGTGGGATCTTTGAAGTAA
- a CDS encoding four helix bundle protein has translation MHKVEDLKIWQKSIELAKQVYKVVADLPGDEKYGLTSQIKRCAVSIASNIAEGAGRNSNKEFKHFLSIANGSSYELHTQLILTSELNLIEKYKIDELLRLIIEIQKMNYSFQKSSRRLNSQY, from the coding sequence ATGCATAAAGTAGAAGATTTAAAAATTTGGCAGAAATCAATAGAACTTGCTAAACAAGTTTACAAGGTTGTTGCTGATTTGCCTGGCGATGAAAAATATGGGCTTACTTCACAAATTAAAAGATGTGCAGTTTCAATAGCATCCAATATTGCAGAAGGTGCCGGGAGAAATTCTAATAAGGAATTTAAACATTTCCTGAGTATTGCAAATGGCTCGAGTTATGAGTTACATACTCAATTAATACTGACATCTGAATTAAACCTAATTGAAAAATACAAAATTGATGAATTATTGAGACTAATTATAGAAATACAAAAGATGAACTATTCATTTCAGAAAAGTTCAAGACGTCTCAATTCTCAATACTAA
- the hutI gene encoding imidazolonepropionase, whose translation MAILITNIKELLQVRESGVTKVSGREMADLPLLQNAWLLIKDNLIEDFGTMDNCPEAGDAQVIDAAGKTVLPAWCDSHTHIVYAGNRVQEFVDRINGLSYEEIANRGGGILNSAKKLNETEEDEIYQQSRLRLEEVMQQGTGAVEIKSGYGLTVEGELKMLRVIKRLKEEYPIAIKATFLGAHAFPKEYKENHSGYIDLIINDMLPKIAEEKLADYIDAFLETGYFSVEETERIMEAGKKYGLPAKIHVNQFTAINGIAACVKHNALSVDHLEIVTDEDIEVLKNSDTMPVALPTCSFFISIPYTPARKMLEAGLPLALATDFNPGTTPSGNMNLVVATACIKIKMTPEEAINAATINGAYAMGLSETHGSITKGKRANLIITQPLASYYQLPYAFGSNLIESVIIEGKVV comes from the coding sequence ATGGCAATTTTAATTACGAATATCAAAGAACTCCTTCAGGTGCGTGAAAGCGGTGTAACCAAAGTTTCAGGACGCGAAATGGCTGACCTGCCGCTATTGCAAAATGCATGGCTGCTGATAAAAGATAATCTTATTGAAGATTTCGGCACTATGGATAACTGCCCTGAAGCCGGTGATGCACAGGTTATCGATGCTGCCGGAAAAACAGTACTGCCAGCCTGGTGCGACAGCCACACGCATATTGTATATGCAGGTAACCGTGTACAGGAATTCGTAGACCGTATCAACGGGCTTAGCTATGAGGAAATTGCAAATCGCGGCGGTGGGATACTGAATTCTGCCAAAAAACTGAATGAAACTGAAGAAGATGAAATATATCAACAGTCACGCCTGCGCCTTGAAGAAGTGATGCAGCAGGGCACCGGGGCTGTGGAAATCAAGTCGGGTTACGGGCTGACTGTTGAGGGCGAGCTAAAGATGCTGCGCGTTATTAAACGCCTGAAAGAGGAATATCCCATTGCAATTAAGGCTACCTTCCTTGGCGCGCATGCCTTCCCGAAGGAATATAAAGAAAATCACAGTGGGTATATCGACCTTATTATTAATGATATGCTTCCGAAGATAGCCGAAGAAAAGCTCGCCGATTATATTGATGCATTTTTAGAGACCGGTTATTTTTCTGTGGAAGAAACAGAACGTATTATGGAAGCCGGTAAAAAATACGGCCTGCCAGCGAAGATACATGTTAACCAGTTTACTGCCATTAATGGCATAGCGGCCTGCGTAAAGCATAACGCATTAAGCGTTGACCACCTTGAGATCGTTACCGATGAAGATATTGAGGTATTGAAAAACAGCGATACCATGCCTGTCGCGCTGCCTACCTGCTCCTTCTTTATCAGCATACCTTATACGCCTGCGCGGAAGATGCTTGAAGCAGGGCTGCCGTTGGCTTTGGCTACCGACTTCAATCCCGGCACGACACCTTCGGGCAATATGAACCTGGTGGTTGCCACTGCCTGCATCAAAATAAAAATGACACCCGAAGAAGCTATTAACGCAGCTACCATCAACGGGGCTTATGCCATGGGGTTAAGCGAAACACACGGCAGCATCACTAAAGGGAAACGTGCGAATCTTATTATCACCCAACCGCTTGCCTCCTACTACCAGCTGCCGTATGCTTTTGGAAGTAATTTGATTGAGAGCGTTATTATTGAGGGGAAAGTGGTTTAA
- a CDS encoding acetyl-CoA C-acyltransferase codes for MKTAYIVKAYRTAVGKAPKGVFRFKRPDELAAETIQFMMNELPEFDKSRIDDVMVGNAMPEAEQGLNFGRFISLIGLNTVDVPGVTVNRYCASGLETIAMATAKIQSGMANCIIAGGAESMSYIPMGGYKPVPDYKIAKEGHEDYYWGMGLTAEAVATKYKVSREDQDEFGFLSHQKALKAQAEGKFDRQIVPITVEQVYIDGNGKRATKNYTVTKDEGPRADTSLEALAKLKPVFAADGSVTAGTSSQMSDGAAFVIVMSEDMVKELKLEPIARLVSYAAAGVEPRYMGIGPVKAIPKAIKMAGLELEDIELIELNEAFASQSLAVIRELGLNKDIVNVNGGAIAMGHPLGCTGAKLSVQLFDEMKRRGNKYGIVTMCVGTGQGAAGVYEIL; via the coding sequence ATGAAAACAGCATATATAGTAAAAGCATACAGGACAGCCGTGGGCAAAGCCCCGAAAGGTGTGTTCCGATTTAAAAGGCCGGATGAACTGGCCGCAGAAACCATACAGTTTATGATGAATGAGCTGCCGGAATTTGACAAATCTAGGATTGATGACGTAATGGTGGGTAATGCCATGCCGGAAGCCGAGCAAGGGCTCAACTTCGGGCGGTTCATTTCTCTGATAGGGTTAAATACTGTAGATGTACCCGGCGTTACGGTGAACCGTTATTGCGCTTCGGGACTGGAAACTATCGCTATGGCTACGGCCAAAATCCAAAGCGGTATGGCCAACTGCATCATTGCGGGTGGCGCTGAAAGCATGAGCTACATCCCGATGGGCGGCTACAAACCCGTACCGGATTATAAGATCGCCAAAGAAGGCCATGAAGATTATTACTGGGGCATGGGGCTGACTGCCGAGGCTGTCGCTACCAAATATAAAGTGAGCCGTGAAGACCAGGATGAATTCGGCTTTCTGTCGCACCAGAAAGCACTGAAAGCACAGGCGGAAGGCAAGTTTGACAGGCAGATCGTACCTATTACTGTGGAACAGGTCTATATTGACGGAAATGGTAAAAGAGCCACAAAGAATTATACGGTTACCAAAGACGAAGGCCCGCGCGCCGATACCTCTTTGGAAGCCTTGGCAAAACTAAAACCGGTTTTTGCAGCGGACGGAAGCGTTACGGCGGGAACCTCATCACAAATGAGTGATGGTGCTGCCTTTGTCATAGTAATGAGCGAAGATATGGTAAAAGAGCTGAAACTGGAACCTATTGCCCGCCTTGTAAGTTATGCTGCAGCCGGTGTAGAACCGCGATACATGGGGATCGGGCCGGTAAAAGCCATCCCGAAAGCTATAAAAATGGCCGGCCTTGAACTTGAGGATATCGAACTGATAGAGCTTAATGAGGCATTTGCATCGCAATCGCTTGCCGTAATTCGTGAGCTTGGACTTAATAAAGATATCGTAAACGTGAACGGCGGGGCAATTGCCATGGGCCACCCACTGGGTTGTACCGGTGCCAAATTATCGGTACAGCTGTTTGACGAAATGAAGCGCCGTGGCAACAAATACGGCATTGTGACCATGTGTGTGGGTACCGGGCAGGGAGCTGCGGGTGTGTATGAAATTCTGTAA
- a CDS encoding DEAD/DEAH box helicase has product MTFEDLNLLKNIHQALIEEGYETPTPIQQQAIPVILEGNDLVGCAQTGTGKTAAFAIPILNSLHRIVGSAKKVKHIRTLVVTPTRELALQIGASFDTYGKYTNIRQLTIFGGVNQVAQTDQLRKGVDILIATPGRLLDLHKQGFINLDHLHTLVLDEADQMLDMGFINDVKKIIKLTPTNRQTLLFSATMPIAIRELADTFLTTPKYVSVTPVSSTAEKVKQQVYFVDKGDKRKLLYHLIRNEHLSNVLVFTRTKHGADNVVKALKKNGVNAEAIHGDKSQNARVRVLEGFKNKEVSVLVATDIAARGIDIESLPYVINFDLPNIPETYVHRIGRTGRAGNEGLAISFCAKDEQPYLKDIEKLIRMKIKVIEGHPYPYGSGEESEKPAAEKKPDLRNKNKSQSNSRKSDASKKNKKRWY; this is encoded by the coding sequence ATGACATTCGAAGATCTTAATTTACTAAAAAATATCCATCAGGCCCTTATTGAAGAAGGGTATGAAACCCCTACACCTATACAGCAGCAGGCAATCCCTGTCATACTCGAAGGGAACGACCTTGTAGGCTGCGCACAGACCGGAACCGGAAAAACGGCCGCTTTTGCCATACCGATACTGAACTCTTTACACCGTATTGTTGGCTCTGCGAAAAAAGTAAAGCACATCCGTACACTGGTAGTAACGCCAACACGCGAGCTTGCCCTGCAGATAGGTGCCAGCTTTGATACGTACGGAAAGTATACCAACATCCGCCAGCTAACTATTTTTGGCGGCGTAAACCAGGTAGCGCAAACCGACCAGCTGCGCAAAGGCGTTGACATCCTTATCGCTACGCCCGGAAGATTGCTCGACCTGCACAAGCAGGGATTCATCAACCTTGACCACCTGCACACACTGGTGCTCGATGAAGCCGACCAGATGCTGGACATGGGCTTCATCAATGATGTGAAAAAAATTATCAAGCTTACGCCAACAAACAGGCAAACGCTTTTGTTCTCGGCTACCATGCCGATAGCGATACGCGAACTTGCCGATACCTTCCTTACCACACCGAAATATGTTTCGGTAACCCCCGTATCCTCTACTGCCGAGAAAGTAAAACAGCAGGTATATTTTGTTGATAAAGGCGATAAGCGCAAGCTGTTGTACCACCTTATACGCAATGAGCACCTTTCCAACGTGCTTGTTTTTACCCGGACAAAGCACGGTGCCGATAATGTGGTAAAAGCCCTTAAAAAGAACGGCGTGAACGCCGAGGCCATACACGGTGATAAGTCGCAGAATGCAAGGGTGCGCGTACTGGAAGGCTTTAAGAACAAAGAAGTCTCCGTACTGGTAGCCACCGATATTGCAGCACGTGGTATTGATATCGAGAGCCTGCCCTACGTGATAAATTTCGACCTTCCGAATATTCCTGAAACGTATGTACACCGTATAGGGCGTACCGGGCGTGCCGGAAACGAAGGGCTTGCCATATCGTTCTGTGCGAAAGACGAGCAGCCGTACCTGAAAGATATAGAAAAACTAATAAGGATGAAGATCAAGGTAATCGAAGGCCATCCTTATCCTTATGGATCAGGCGAAGAATCAGAAAAACCGGCAGCAGAAAAGAAACCCGATCTTCGTAATAAGAATAAGAGCCAAAGCAATTCGAGAAAATCGGATGCTTCGAAAAAGAATAAAAAACGCTGGTACTAA